The following DNA comes from Chelmon rostratus isolate fCheRos1 chromosome 3, fCheRos1.pri, whole genome shotgun sequence.
TGGCCCTACAATAGATTTTTTACTGGTTTTTCATGCCAATGCTTTTGTAGTGGCTGTGTGCGAAATGTGTCTTCCTAAAActtcattcagtttgtttttggttttcattttgcCGCATGTCAGCTGGATATTGGCTGCATATGTAGTGACATTTCACTTTGTGAATCATCCTTAAAATCTAACATACTGCTTCAACCGTTGATATTCTCACTTTGATTTTCTCAATTTTTGTGagacaaatgaaacatgttggCTGTTATTAATAGTTTTTACTGGAGTCTGTCATTTAGCTTCAGTTCAGAGTTTGTATTCAGTTTGCCATAGCACAGATACAGTGATATGAAAATCAACATTGACAGATTTACTGCGTTGAAGGCGCAATAAATTAATGGTGATTATAATTGTAGTTCAACAGAACACCTTCACTTTCTGCCAGTATACAATAATGATGCAATACAACTGCTAAATTATGTGGGTAGGCTGGCCaattaaaagcaaattaaaatgtagGACTCAAGTCTAAGCTGTTCTCAGTTAGCTGCTGgccctgcttttcttctcttccttccGTTTGCCTTTTGAAAGGATTCTGATCGCTGTTTCCAGGTCTGTGCTATTTCAGTCTGCAAGTCTGGGTCCCGCTGCTTATAACGCTGGCAATAACAATGGCAAATTCTCTCAAAGCCTTGGGAAATCTTGTGTAGATGCTTTAGTGTAAGATAGAAGAACACGTTTCAGTCACTTAAGCCTCTGCATGCTTGATTTCCTCGACTCACAgaaccacacatgcacacactctctctgtcagacCTCTGTAGCCAGCGGTCGCTTTTTAATGAACTCACCGGTGGCTCCTAAGATCACTAATACTGAACATGCCTGAAGGTGCTCgctgtgcagcagtttgtgtgtatttgtgtgcaagTAGTGTGTTGATAAATGAAGGCCAGGAGTTATTTGTATCATTATTACAGCTGTATTTCTCTCAGACAGTGAACATTGCTATGTTTCTTTTCACGTGCACACTCAACAGTTGCACAACCTTGCATTCTTCTAAAGGTTTATCTCTTAATTTCCTGTCCAAAAAGCAATCATAAGCATTTCCTGACATCCTCTAACATAACAAACTGTAGCTTTGAAGACATAGATGTGAGGatattttaaagttttagaGTTGGAGCTAGCATGAGTGTGAGCTTGCATCTTTGttgagtttctcttttttttttactcttctttcttttcatcaatGCTCCTTTGCTCCTCCTGTGCTGCGTTTCATTACTGACTCAACATTTGCTGGGAGAACACCAGGCACTCAGtaaacaaatctgcagcagctgtggtgCATGGCTAGCCAGTCAGCAAACTACAGCTCTGTGCATCACAGAGGCAACTGGTCCCTGTCATGCTCTGTATAGTCACCCAATCACAGCATCAAACAAAAGCTTAAATGTGTTTCTGCgctgttaaaatgtaatgatgaaTGTTCTGAATTAGTTCTCTGTTTTAAATTTCACAAAAGATATTTGAACATTAAGAATTGAGATCCATTTGCTTTATCTTGGAATTTctttattgattattaattGAAGCTGAATTGAAGCTGAAACTTCCAATTTCTCTTAGATATTTCCTAACTGTGCTCACCGGTTTAGTGCAGGGTTTCCTCAGCTGTGGGCCGGGATCTAAATTTGGCTACAGGCTTAACTCACTCAGGAGAAGCAATACCTCTAAGCCTTTTagatttaaaagaataaatTTCTCCTTTTGGCTAAGGACAGTGAAGATCCCCTGGTTGAGTGTATTAACCTATAATATCCTTAGTATTATCCTAGTCCAGCAGTCGTTGTCCCGTTTGGCCTTTACCTCGCCCTGGTTCTCCCAGGGGCCTCTCAGTACAACACAGCCAGTGGCAGAGTAGCCATTCGCCTGGCTTCTACCCCCTTCCCCTCTCGTTTTTGTCTCAAGGGCTTCACCTTCACAACCTGTTCTTCCCTGTCTACTCAGCCACTAGCCTCAAGCTAATGgccctgctgttgttgctgaatTTAGAGAGTGGACATTGTAGTTTGACTCACTACTGTGCGCTTGAAGATATATGCCCAAGCCTCTGCTTTATTTACATAAAGCATCACTACTTTTGAAGTAGAAGAGCTTGAAAAATAACTTACTTTAAAATTCACACCCAAATCATCCTATTAGCACTATACCAGGTCCTGCTCTTGTAAGCACCAGGCCTAGCTGCAGTGGTTGTGTTTGGAGCAATATGAGGGATCTGAAATGGAGTTCAAACAGAACACCTAATTTATGCATTGCTTCTGGTTTTGTCAGACTGCACATTTGCAACTCTGTGTATGAACACACTCAACCATGTAAACAGAGTACATGGAATTAAGTTAATCACCCAGTCGAGAACTATGTGCATCATTATCATAAATAGGAGAATAATTTATAGCCTTTTTCTAAATCAAAATTTATCCAACTTTTATCAAAATCACAGCATCATGATGGGTATGATTTCATGTTCCATGCCTGCAAGTACCGATACAAagttttcttcctcactgtgaCTGTAAGCACAGGATGAACTCTGTTTTGAGGACACTTTTCTAACCTCTTTGGTGAGGTCACTGTGGCCCTAAGGGATGTGATGTTGTCATGGTTCCTTCACTCAGATACTCACTTCTTTTTActtgtgcacatgcaaacacatgcatatggATGTCGAGGCCTTGCAGCAGCAAGAACACACTAGTCTGACCTAGTTGTGTCCTTTCAGATCTGTGTCTGCCTTGCAGGCCAGCTGGCTCAATGTTTAAAGGggaatgcacacatgcacacacatatatgtttATAAGATAACAGTACTGCAGTATTATCAGGTAGATGTCCAAAGGTACTTAAAtacatgtaatttttttttatttttttttatttggctcCTTTGCacacatggtaaaaaaaaattattcaaGGGCATTCACACAACTCCCACGCAACCTTCGCTCTCTGAACCCCATTTAATTGTCCCAAACACCAGACAGAGATCCCCCtgtcccctctccctccctctttcgCACCCACCATCCCCGTCTCTCCAGCTGACTGGGGACCATTAAGTAGTCCGGAGCAGCCAGCAGCCGTCCAGACAGGCTCCCCAAGTAGCAGGTGCTGGTGCGGGGGTCTCTTAAGACTGTGGGAACTGCAGCCCAACAGCTGTTTGCTGGTCACCCAGACAGAGCATGTAGCCAGAAGGCACTCTGCCGGGTGCTGTTAAAACACTTGGCCCTTTCATTTGGGCTCTTTTGATTTGCAGGTAGggcagagttttgttttttttttttttcttttttagctcATCTTATTGAAGTTAAACATATGTGTTAGTTAAAAACTGTCCTGCAGAGTAAGGCAGGAACTTTAATGATTTGATATGGGGTTGTCTTTTAAAAATCCTTAACCAATTACCTAATGTTCTTTAAGTACCATCTCATGCAAATGCAGGTGCCCTTCTTCAAACATGGTGCCATTAAGATGTAAAAAATAACTACCACTTAGTTCATggtaatttctatttttttaaatcatcaagTAATCAAGAGACTGCTTGGCTCTAATGAAGCCAGGGAGGTATATATAGATTGCCCCATGTGCtcaggctgtgacacacacacacacacacacacacacacacacacacacacacacacacacgcacaccagtGAGAGAACCCCCTAGTGGCTTCATTAATCCAGCCTCTGTCAGTGAAACCAGAGAAGTCACCATGGTCTCGCTCTCCTATTTTCTCTCAGCAGAGGTAAACAGACATGAATGATGAGCTTTTTAAACCCTCCTGTGACCATTCCCtcagtctttctttttcttcctgcttccGGAAAAACAAGCACATGCCGTCTTTGATCCGCGTGGGCGTGAAGCACCCCtcaaagagagatggagagggtcTATTTGGGGACAAAAGACTACTAAACGTCCCCTCCTGCTCTGGTTCTGGTGTTATGTCACCACACCATCTCTCCTATTCTGGTCATGCTTTCGCTCTCACAATCTCCCTTTTTTTACCCTTGACATTGCAAGTGCCAACCCCATCCCCCCCTGactttcctccatcctccatctctccctgccaccctctctctttctgtcacccagcctttcatttcattcaaaggCAGGGGGGGCATTTATTTCTTGGCTACCTGCCCATTTCTATGATGGCAGCTTGTCATTATCAGAGGTTCATCCCTTGCTTTTTCAGCTTCAACTTTGGCAAACTGGCATCTCAGCTttagtgtgttgttgtttaaatCCACTTTCTTTTCAGCACAAGCACTGCTGGTGTGCTCATCATTAGGGTTATTAACTGCAGTATCATGTCGCTGTAGTCCAAGTTCTATTTACAGAGCAAGCCTACATCTTGCATGCATGGACTTGCACGTACATTCATACACAAAGGTGCCCATGCTCCCTGTTGGTAGCATGAGGAACTATAGAGGGCccttttagtttttatttttgacccCTTTTATTCACAAAGTATAATCAGAGACTGCCCTCCTAATTGCAACCAGAATGAAAGCACCACATTACTGACAGATGATTGCAAATGGTGGATGGAAATAATTGGccccttttctttgttttttatgttcagCTTGCTTTCGTCTCCCCCCCTGCCAAATCACTGCTTTGCCAAGAGTCACCAAGACCTTTCTGTTGGAATGTCTGGGGAGGGATTTGAAAGGAGAACAATTGAGGCATGTTGAggtgaaaggaaaaagaggCTATTATGCATTAGTGCACACATGTACGTATTTACAGAGGTAGACGCAATCGTATTAGCACCTATACAATATAATGCAATACAATATATTAGTCCTGCAATAGATACTCTTTTTCTGAAGctcacaatgttttatttttgttgaggCAGATACCCACATTTGCTATTTACattgcacacatttacacacatgccTGCACAAACTGCTGATATTTTAGCTCCAAGATACGACTCAGTTATCCAGAAGCAGCTGTGTATTGATGTTCACGTACCTGGTAAAACTTGACCAGGTAGCTTGTCACAGACATACTAAGAGGATGTCTGGTGTTCCCCATCCTTGCACAGATCTTTGTAAGCACTCTCTGAGAGTGGTGCTGGTGCACCTCTCCTCAGGTATTtttccactctttctctcttgctctgtccCTGACTGACCCCTTATTTTCCaccacatgcaacacacacaccttttactttccttttttgttatatgtgtgtttttttgtttggtttgtgcgTGATAAAAGTATGGCTCATTTCCAGACTTTGATTAACTTATCATGTAACCTATTCTTAAGCTCTTTAGGAAACTAAATGTGCAAATTAGActggacaaagagagagagagacagagacaacgGGTGGGTGAGGGGTTGACCGAACAAAATTTTCCTGAGGCTGCAGCCTCTTAGCTTCTTGGCTATGTTTCAAATCTGATAAAATGGCGCTCCTCTTTGCTCGGAATGCTTGCACTGACAGAGCAGGGACACAGCAGAAAGAGAATGGCATCAGTGGCTTTTAATCATGCTGTcatgtgtctttctctgcattttgaaaacaaaacacctaCAAGCCACTGAGAGCTTGCAGTGATAACCAAAAAGACCaactgtttgtggttttgtttctttcttttctttacaatTTGACTGGGTGGCAAGTAGGCATGCGCCAAATCAATAGATCTGAAATACTGCCAAACCAGCCTTTTGTGAAACagacactttacacacacaatTGCAGTGGAATTCAAACCTCATTCAGTGTTGCAAGCAGTGATATTTGATACCAAAACACCTAGACTTAGATGgatgttaaatgtttgtgtaaCTAAGATAAAATTAGAGACAGGATATTGTACTTTCACGGCAAAACTTTATCCACGTCAGCACCAAAGAGGAAATAATCAAACTATTGGAACCTCTTTGACCAATTTGTCAATGAGTACAGTAGCTCAGTTATTTTGATAGCTGTATCATTCACTAAACCTTCTACCTAGACAATAATGAATTTCATCCTTCAATGTGCAGTGACACACATATACTAGAGCCAAAGTTCCAAGTCTCTTGAATGTTATTTCTCAATATTATTTGAGCTTGCTGTCTTTGCAGTTTTCACCTGAATACTTTTTTGTGTCTGCTCTGTGTACATTTGTCATGCAAACTTAGATTAGCCGGCCTTGGCTGTCTAATTGAAGGCTCACATCCAGCCTGTTTTTAAGCTTGGACAACTAGGAACTTTCCTCCAGAAAAATAATTGGTACTGTTACAGCAGTTGTGAGGGATCACTTTTGCTGTGATGTTTCAGtcgtttttttcccctgtgttAAACTGATTGCGAACTGACTGCAGAGtagttgtggtgtgtgtgtatgtgtgccatCAGTCTGACGACCCTGTGCGATAAGGCTGCCTGGGGAGTGGAGATAAGTGTGTTCAGGCAAAAATTGTATTCGCAGCCACTCTGTGGCGTGTTGCGCAGTATCTTAAAGCCACATatctgccagtgtgtgtgtgtctgtctgtgtgtgtgtgtgtgtgtgtccacacacCTCAAACAAATGGACTTTTCCCTCATCTGACTGGATTGTTTTGACCACTCGGTCTTTATCTCATGATGGATAAGTTAGAGCTATTATGGAAATCACTGCAACAATATGATGAAAACTAATGACGGAGTAATAGAAGGTAGGGCAACTTAATTACCAAACAAGGCaaatattttacaaacacagCCTGGGTCTTAAAATTTTAGGTTAGTGTGTCACGCTTACTGTAGTTGTGCAGGAGGTTAGCAGTGACATTAAAAACCTGTATATTGTATACTTGTATATTTTAAcaagaaaatatgatgtttgcataaaaatatattatactgtgtgtgcaggagcATATCTACTGTTTTACCACTGAAACAACCACTTTTGctaaatgtttgaaaacacCCATAGTCAGATAAATACCCAGCTTATGTACACATTTTATAATACACATTaattttcctttctcctccaaGAGTTACTGGATTAATTTCTCCCCTCGTATGCTGGGTTGGCCTGTGTGCCAGTGAGAGCCATAGCTGTTCTCATTGGTTTTTAGCTCATTACATGAGGCTGGCCTAGCAGTTAGGATGTTTGCATGCTGGATCGATAGCCTCCCTGCTCTCACCCACTAGCATTAATAAGATCATTGATTAGCTGCCTTCCACTGATTGATTACCCCTTTACAGCATCGAATCAGTCTATTATTAGTTCCCCCTCTGATGGGATGCATTTGTGCCTAATGAAATTGCTTGTGCACGATGCCATGTTGATTAGCGAATCGTTGGAAATGCTCTGTTTTTGGAAGTGTGGTACTGAATGTTCAGATCATGCTTGTCAGTACTAGGACAAGATTTGCATGCAGTCCTTTGTTTCCAGGTTGTGATAAAAACAGGCATGCATACAAGTACAGTTTTATGTGTATGCAGGTAGTGAGAAGCCAACAGACATACACTTGGAGGAAGTGTTTTGTGGTTTCTTAGTGCAGTGCAGTTGGAGGAGGAGTAGGCCTGGCGGAGCGTGGGGAGTGATGGATGAGAAGCCATCCTGGTTTCATTCCAATAAATGAGCGGCGTTCCACTTGGGCTTCCCTTCACAGCCCCAGCCAGCAGAGCCACGATGGAGACGGATGGGCCTCTCACTGCTGGGTGttagaggagagcagaggggagagagggagaaattaAAGGGTGAGGAAAGAGGTGGGggcagaaagtgagagaggagacgtggacagagagagaaagtggggTTGTATGATAGATAAGAGCAGATACAGCGTGAGAAGGAAGTGAGGTGCAAAACAAGACGCCGAGGTAAGAGGAAACGAGTTGGAAAGAGAAGTGACAAACGAAGCTAAGTGAAAAGTGAGGAGAACgagagaaggacagaaggaTGGATAAATGAAAGAAAGCGAGGGCTCATCTCCATGTTTCTGTTTGGCTGACTGCGCCAGGGCAAGGATATATGGATATGCCATAGCTGATATGACAGGCAGCACGCTTGGCTGTGCATCCTGATTATGTGTTGGATTGTGGAACGTGCAAGTGTGTGCCCATCTCATCCTGCCAATTCTGATAGCTAGCATTAACCAACCAAGAATATAAAATGGGTCCAGGGGACTAACAGGGGCTGTACTACATGATGTTCTTTAGTCTAACctaatgtattttttctgtccACCCCCCAACCTCTTTCCCCACGctccctccctttttctcttcagACATATCCCTCCAGAGTGGCCCTGTTGACCAGTATGAGACCTCTCATTGGGGAGCCTCTTTGCCAGTTGACAGCCCCTCCAGTGCCAACAGCTGGGACAAAGTGATTATTGACAGAAGTGACACAGAAGCTTGGCCCTCCATCAGCCGCAGTAGTGACCCCAGCCACCCTGCAGCACCAGAATGCCCCTTGGGCTCAGCTAGCTCTAATCAAGACACCAGTGCTGTCACTACCaccagtagtagtagttgtCTGAGTATGGCCACAGGTACCGCAGGCCAGCAGGCCCACTACCCCTCTCTGAAAGCTAATAATAACATGATGACGGGATCTGTGTCAGCCAACACATTAGCTGGTAATAGAGGCTGGGGCTCGGATGGAAAGCAAGATGGTATGAATGGTGGTCGAGTAGGAGCACCCAATAACTGGGGCTCTCCCAATTTTAACTTGAACCTCAATCCCAATGCCAACCCATCAGCCTGGCCTGTTCTGGGCCATGAGGGTGGGGGAGGTGGTGGTATTGGCCCAAATGGAGTTTCAAACTCCCCATCCCTCCCACCAGGCATTAATGGCAATGGAAATATGGGAAATGGGAGCCTTGGAAGTGCAGATAATGGTGGGGGAGGTTGGGTTGGCATGATAagtgcaaatgaaaatgagcaaCAGCACCCTTCAACCAACACAAGCTTGTCCTTCAATATGGAACCTGCTAACCTTAACACTGATGGACCAAACCACACTAAGCAACAGCAGCAAGCTCAGGAGCCTATGAGCCCTATCCATGGGTTAACCGGGTGGGGAGGCCACTCACCCACTGAATCATCCCAGCTCAATGGGGACACAACAGGCAGCTCTGTATGGGGAAGTGGAGAAACCAAGGCAGCTGACTCTCCCAAGGACTCAGGCTGGGACTCAACTCCCTCTGGAAGCCTTTCTGCCTGGGGTCGCCAAGGCAGTGGTGGTGGGAGTAGTGGAAGTGGTGGCTGGGGGGACTGGGGGAAATCCTCTGGAGGCGGAGATGCATCTAAAGGCTGGGACTCAGTAGACGCTGGTAGTTCTGGTTCAGGCCAAGAGCAGCAACTTAGCTCATGGGGCCAGCAGCCTGGAACTGCCCCAGCAAGTGAGGGTAGTGGGGACAGCAGTGAAGGCCGATCCCACCACAGAGACAGGTCCTCAAGCATGGAGTTTTCCCCAATACTACCCCGGCAGGACCTGGACCCTAGGGTGCTGAGTAACACAGGTTGGGGGCAGACCCCTATTCGACAGCACACTGTATGGGAGATGGAAGAATCCAACTCTGATGATGGgaagagcaacagcagctcagacaccTTAGGAGGTTCTAGCTCTAATGGTGGACCTTCATCCGCCAATGGAGGTACCATCAACTCAAACATTGGCCCTACTCAGAGGCCTGGGTCTGGAGGAAAAAGTGACAGTGAAGGATCATCTTCCTCTGGCTGGGGAGCCCCTCCGCCTCAGCCAATTCAGACCAGATCAGGATGGCAGGACCCTCCACAGTCACTCAACAAAGCCCCAAATGGCACTACTAGTGGCTGGGGGGACCCTGTGCCTACCAGTGGTCCTAGAAATGGAGGCACACCATCCTGGGGTTCTGAGGACAAGACTTTCAGTTGGGATGATGGCATGACCAAAAGTCAGCCTACTAGCTGGGGGGAGGGCCCCAAAAGCTCTCACGGGTGGGGCAATAGTAATGGGGGCTCCAACGGCTCCAGCACAGGGGACTGGGGAGAAGCAGAGGTCAAGAACAGTGGATCCTCCAGCAGCATgtgggaaggagaaggagggaatGGAGGAAATGGCGGATGGAAGGAGAGCCCCAGAGGAGGAAAtagaggaggaggctggagtAAGCCTGCTCCCACTGTGAGTAATAGTAACTGGGGGGAGACTCCACGTACCAATGGCCCAGCACAGGGAGGCTGGGGTTCATCCAAGCCCCAGGaaagcagcagtagcagcactGGCAGCGGAGGAGGTGGCAGCATTGGTTCATGGGGTGGTCCGGGTTCTGTAAAGCAGAACACATGTAGCTGGGGAAATGGCAGCAAACAGGACCAGGGCATGGAGCCCACTGGCTGGGAAgagccctcccctccctctaTCCGCAGGAAGATGGAGATTGACGACGGAACGTCCACCTGGGGCGACCCCACCACCTACAACAAGACTGTCAACATGTGGGATCGCAACAATCCCAATAATAACCCAGGCAACAGCGGCCCACCTCCCAGTAAGAATGGTGGAGTGATTAtccccaacaacaacaacaacaatcactCTGTCGGCCCTGGCAACAACAATCATCATCACACTCACCACATGCACCACCATCCTCATCATGGCCAACCCCCAACTCACCTGCAACACCATGGAAACAACAATGGGTCACCCAACAATGGTGCCTCACATCCAAGTGCGGGCCCCCAGGGTAGACCCCCCCTTGCCAACCCAGGTAACAGAATggctgtgctgttgtttttaaacctCAGATTTTTACAtcctgaaattaaaataatatttcatattctgaaaatacagaaaatgttgCCAGTCTCTTAGAAGCAATGCAAACGAAAATGCACTTTGCATGTAAAAAACTTCTAAAAAATTATGTTTAATCAATCCAAAGTTTTTATCTGACATTATAagtgtgtttaatttaattgtatTAAGCTGTACAGTCAGCCTTGGCAATGAGCTGAATAAAGTATGGAGAGACAAATCTTAAATAGTTGTTGACACTTACTGACTGAAATATGTGAAATGACTGAATTACTAATAACAACCATTGTTGGCAGCAATGGTTATTCCTTTTAAAGAATTCTCTCAGTTATTATTAAGTAGAAATTCTTAGAGTGTCTCTTAATGGTCATTCTTATATAATTAAGACTCTGTACAGCAAGCTTAAGTTAGTATTGCAGGCAGTTCAAATAAGTCTTTGTGCAGACAAAGGTCATGCATATAGACATGGCACAGCTTTAATGCCCAAcattctcctctccttttgaTTGTGAATGAACTCATTGCCCCCTGCTGTTTCTCATTTATACTGCACCTACCAAAGTGCATCCCGACCATCATAAGACACACTTGTGCTGAACAGTTATACCCAGTAACCCATCCCTGCTGTATCCATtatagatggagagagaaaagaaggagtaGAAGAGCTTGCACCTGAGTTGCTGCTTTCATTAGTCTCCCTCTCctacacattctcacacacacacacaccacctgacAGGGCAGACTGAACTGGTCAAGGGCCTACTGCTGTCAGGAGGAGGCTGGCATGAAAGGCCTCTATATAGTTTACAGTTAGTCTCTCTTACTAACATCATCAGCGCATCATGAGGGCCTGAAAAGACTGTAACAAAAAAGTAATATAAAATTTCAGTAGTTTAAAGCAATACAGAGTTTCTCAGTTGCTTGGATTATCATAATATAGTTTTTGGTAAAAGATAATAAAGGATCTGACTTGTGCCTGAATATCATGCAGATTTCAAGGCTCCCCTGAAGACGATATGTTTTCAGACATGCCTTAAATGCAATTTCTTTCTACTTAGGAGCATTGATCCACTGTATAGTACTCAAGGAATGACTTAATAGGAATAAACTGCAagttaaaagtaaaaattacctgtgaatgaatgaattgtactgcagtgaaacacattttgcaaTTTTTTAGAATTCACCTCTTTCTTCCAGGTTGGGGAGAGCTACCCAGTGTTCAACCCAAGTCGGAGCCTGCTTGGGGAGAGCCAGCAGCTCCAACATCGACTGTGGACAATGGCACCTCCGCCTGGGGCAAGCCTCCAGGAGGAGTAGGAGGGTGGGCAGACGGTGGCCACGAGTCCTCTGGACCCTATGGCAGGGCCAATGGACCCCCAGGTTCTGCACCCTGCAAGCCAGGTAAGACTTACCCATGAATGATACTTGCAGTGGTGCATGATGTCCACCATAGGAAATTAGCAGATTAGATTTGGGTTGGGTCCAGTGGTACCACACCTCCTGTAAAAGACTGATTGTTTACAACTCCCAGGATGTGTGCACTACCAGGCATCAGTTAAGAGACCAATAATAGGAAATTTCTTCAGACCTCTGTACCATTTATGGCAGTTCTGAAGGTTTTTGTTAGTGCTACTGGAGTGTCACTGGGATTAAAGCAATTGCACGCCTCAGTAGGTCTTGGGTATTTGTGCTGTTGGTTTGAAATGCTGGAAATGTTAGAGGAAGCTGTAGGGAGAAAATGCTGCATGTCAAATGGCAACAGTGGCACCAAGTGGTCAGGTTGAAGATTACCTGCTGCTCACTCTGAATCACTTGCATATTGTAAATGTGCATGTACGTGACATCACACATACGGAAACGCTGTAACAGACAGTCTCTTTAATGCCTTTTACAGGCCCCAAACCTATGCAAGATAGCTGGggaaatggaggagaggagatgggcATGTCAACTGGCCAGTGGGACACAGAGGATGGGGACATGTGGAACAGCCCCACCTCCCAGGAGAGCAGCTCTTCTTGCAATTCCTGGGGCAATGGACCCAAGAAGGGCCCAAGCAAGGTCAGGGAACACACCTGACTCTAATCATACATATACTGGTACATTTTAATTGTGGGAATTATTGTCACttgaaaaacaatatttttatgtttttcttgtctgttaCCAGGGGAAGATTGCCAACAAGCCAGATGAGACTTGGATCATGAGCCGTCTCATCAAACAGCTCACAGACATGGGCTTTCCGGTATGTGGCAATAAATTTAGGTAGAAGTTCTCACACTGACACGCTTTCTTGTAGGCAAATATGTCTTTCAAGTTTTTTTACCTAACAAGGCCAGTTGGGTAACATGTCAGTCTTTAGACCTCTAAAATTTGGATTAATTACAGCATCCTCTTCTGTACAGTGTATGCACAATTATGTCAGTGACAAGCGATTTCTTCATCTGTTATAGAGAGACCCTGCTGAGGAGGCTCTGAAGAGCAACAACATGAACCTTGACCAGGCCATGAGTAAGTTCACCAACATATTtgtggagagtgtgtgtttctgtgcgtgtcTTAAAAAATGCTAGTATGACTTGCTTTTactgaacacaacaacaaaaat
Coding sequences within:
- the tnrc6c2 gene encoding trinucleotide repeat-containing gene 6C protein isoform X2, giving the protein MEEKKKKKQEEKTKTDIAQKKAADQKPKVPEPAPTKPSLGPPPHHLHPASPTLPLSSSSSSSGNGKRASSSSQLPTQTPPQQQCQLSSASARYPPREVPPRFRQQEHKQLLKRGQPLPAGALSALTLSSSSSSSSSSSSPSSSYSSSSSTTTSSTTPNSATSTGGKRHTDISLQSGPVDQYETSHWGASLPVDSPSSANSWDKVIIDRSDTEAWPSISRSSDPSHPAAPECPLGSASSNQDTSAVTTTSSSSCLSMATGTAGQQAHYPSLKANNNMMTGSVSANTLAGNRGWGSDGKQDGMNGGRVGAPNNWGSPNFNLNLNPNANPSAWPVLGHEGGGGGGIGPNGVSNSPSLPPGINGNGNMGNGSLGSADNGGGGWVGMISANENEQQHPSTNTSLSFNMEPANLNTDGPNHTKQQQQAQEPMSPIHGLTGWGGHSPTESSQLNGDTTGSSVWGSGETKAADSPKDSGWDSTPSGSLSAWGRQGSGGGSSGSGGWGDWGKSSGGGDASKGWDSVDAGSSGSGQEQQLSSWGQQPGTAPASEGSGDSSEGRSHHRDRSSSMEFSPILPRQDLDPRVLSNTGWGQTPIRQHTVWEMEESNSDDGKSNSSSDTLGGSSSNGGPSSANGGTINSNIGPTQRPGSGGKSDSEGSSSSGWGAPPPQPIQTRSGWQDPPQSLNKAPNGTTSGWGDPVPTSGPRNGGTPSWGSEDKTFSWDDGMTKSQPTSWGEGPKSSHGWGNSNGGSNGSSTGDWGEAEVKNSGSSSSMWEGEGGNGGNGGWKESPRGGNRGGGWSKPAPTVSNSNWGETPRTNGPAQGGWGSSKPQESSSSSTGSGGGGSIGSWGGPGSVKQNTCSWGNGSKQDQGMEPTGWEEPSPPSIRRKMEIDDGTSTWGDPTTYNKTVNMWDRNNPNNNPGNSGPPPSKNGGVIIPNNNNNNHSVGPGNNNHHHTHHMHHHPHHGQPPTHLQHHGNNNGSPNNGASHPSAGPQGRPPLANPGWGELPSVQPKSEPAWGEPAAPTSTVDNGTSAWGKPPGGVGGWADGGHESSGPYGRANGPPGSAPCKPGPKPMQDSWGNGGEEMGMSTGQWDTEDGDMWNSPTSQESSSSCNSWGNGPKKGPSKGKIANKPDETWIMSRLIKQLTDMGFPRDPAEEALKSNNMNLDQAMSALLEKKTDLDKRGMSMSDYSNGMNKPMVCRPSALSKDPSDRSTYLDKDGVLSDDAPPSPFLPSPSLKLPLANSSLPGQGLGQGNPGLAMQNLNNRQQIPSGMFGSSGAAQTRAMQQQPPQPPVPPLSSSQPSLRAQVPQFLSPQVQAQLLQFAAKNIGLNPALLTSPINPQQMTLLYQLQQLQMAYQRLQIQQQMMQAQRNVSGPIRQQEQQVARTITNMQQQIQQHQRQLYQALLMKQQQLPSHSSSSSSSAGLHPPGGPAGGPGSGKSTLDPFTGPRQAPGLADTLHTKEPPSSPSAYSTYPLSGLNPNMNVNCMEVGGLSLKEPPQPQSRLSQWTHSNSMDSLSGNSSNMENNLNKHGAISAASTLGPPGKPPQLEDSYSPYNLMSSSESPTSPLVPPDSWGQGKSPNEKISNGTNINWPPEFCPGVPWKGLQNIDPENDPNMTPGSVPSGPTINTNIHDVNRYLLRDRNGGKLSDMKSTWSPGPISQSQASLSHELWKVPQGPRSTTAPSRPPPGLTNNKPSSTWGGNSLGLAQGWSGSYSSEGTTWSTDSSNRTSSWLVLRNLTPQIDGSTLRTLCMQHGPLITFHLNLTQGNAVVRYSSKDEAAKAQKSLHMCVLGNTTILAEFAGEEEVNHFFAQGQSLGANTTSWQANPGTNQNRMGAVQSHSIGQWSSGSGGGKASGGDLLWGGVPQYSSLWGPPSGEDARVIGSPTPINTLLPGDLLSGESM